A genomic segment from Luteibacter aegosomatis encodes:
- the lolB gene encoding lipoprotein insertase outer membrane protein LolB has translation MLRLKHALAAVPLLLLTACATTRAPVRQPGDAVTLGLQEQRERSLADTDHWTLQGRLSVSDGKDSGSGSLTWRQDGERYEFTVRAPVTGRSFRLVGGPDGADLEGLEGGTRHGADAESLMAQAVGWQIPMAELKRWVLGLRADAGPADIAFGADRLPSRLVQDGWTVDYKQWDAMRQPAMPSRVFAEKAPFKVRLSIEDWQLGR, from the coding sequence ATGCTGCGTCTGAAACATGCCCTTGCGGCCGTGCCGCTCCTGCTCCTCACCGCCTGCGCCACCACCCGCGCCCCCGTCCGCCAGCCGGGCGACGCCGTCACCCTCGGCCTGCAGGAACAACGCGAACGCAGCCTCGCCGACACCGACCACTGGACGCTGCAAGGCCGCCTCTCCGTATCCGACGGCAAGGACTCCGGCTCCGGCAGCCTCACCTGGCGGCAGGACGGCGAGCGGTACGAATTCACCGTGCGCGCCCCCGTCACCGGCCGTAGCTTCCGCCTCGTCGGCGGCCCGGACGGCGCCGACCTCGAAGGCCTCGAGGGTGGCACCCGCCACGGCGCGGATGCCGAGAGCCTGATGGCCCAGGCCGTCGGCTGGCAGATTCCGATGGCCGAACTGAAACGCTGGGTGCTCGGCCTGCGTGCCGACGCCGGCCCGGCCGACATCGCCTTCGGTGCCGATCGCTTGCCGTCGCGCCTCGTGCAGGACGGCTGGACGGTCGACTACAAGCAGTGGGATGCCATGCGCCAACCGGCGATGCCGTCGAGGGTGTTCGCCGAAAAGGCGCCGTTCAAGGTCCGCCTCTCCATCGAAGACTGGCAGCTCGGCCGCTGA
- a CDS encoding ribose-phosphate diphosphokinase: MLFSGNAHRALADDVAARLGIPLGKALVGRFSDGEAQVEIEENVRKQEVFVIQPTGAPSAENLFDLLVLVDALKRASAGTVTAVMPYFGYARQDRRPRSARVPITAKLAAKMIATAGADRVLTIDLHADQIQGFFDIPVDNVYASPVLLADIWRHHSMDDLIVVSPDVGGVVRARALAKRLDDADLAIIDKRRPRANVATVMNIIGEVEGKTCVLVDDIVDTAGTLCAAAAALKEKGARKVVAYCVHPVLSGAAIDNLEHSQLDELVVTNTLPLRDNARNCAKIRQLSVAELLAETIRRIAFGESVSSLYID, from the coding sequence ATGCTGTTCAGCGGCAATGCGCACCGCGCGCTCGCCGACGACGTCGCCGCCCGCCTGGGCATCCCCCTGGGCAAGGCCCTCGTGGGCCGCTTCAGCGATGGCGAGGCGCAGGTCGAAATCGAGGAGAACGTCCGCAAGCAGGAAGTCTTCGTCATCCAGCCGACGGGCGCGCCCAGCGCGGAAAACCTGTTCGACCTGCTGGTGCTGGTGGATGCGCTCAAGCGCGCCTCGGCCGGCACGGTCACCGCGGTGATGCCGTACTTCGGCTACGCCCGCCAGGATCGCCGTCCACGCTCGGCCCGCGTGCCGATCACGGCGAAGCTGGCCGCCAAGATGATCGCCACGGCCGGTGCCGACCGCGTGCTCACGATCGACCTGCACGCCGACCAGATCCAGGGCTTCTTCGACATCCCGGTCGACAACGTGTACGCCTCGCCGGTGCTGCTGGCCGACATCTGGCGCCACCACAGCATGGACGACCTGATCGTGGTCAGTCCCGACGTCGGTGGCGTGGTGCGTGCGCGTGCGCTCGCCAAGCGCCTGGACGACGCCGACCTGGCCATCATCGACAAGCGCCGCCCGCGCGCCAACGTGGCCACGGTGATGAACATCATCGGCGAGGTGGAGGGTAAGACCTGCGTGCTGGTCGACGACATCGTCGACACCGCCGGCACTCTCTGCGCCGCCGCGGCCGCCCTGAAGGAGAAGGGCGCCCGCAAGGTGGTGGCCTACTGCGTCCACCCGGTGCTCTCGGGCGCCGCGATCGACAACCTGGAGCACTCCCAGCTCGACGAGCTGGTGGTCACCAATACGCTGCCGTTGCGCGACAACGCCCGTAACTGTGCGAAAATCCGCCAGTTGTCGGTCGCGGAACTGCTCGCGGAGACGATCCGCCGCATCGCCTTCGGCGAGTCGGTGAGCTCGCTCTACATCGACTGA
- the ispE gene encoding 4-(cytidine 5'-diphospho)-2-C-methyl-D-erythritol kinase, with protein MHYTITRARADHAERLCAIERAAVGLFRGHAAWPSYSSMSLPVEVVHALIARGLVWVALVDDEPVGFVCLDAADLAPGVVGIAEIDVLPEFGGRGIGAALVEKACAWAREAGYRRVDLGTLTDVPWNAPFYAKHGFVAADKHAPEFAQALARDRENGFPDHLRVFMSRPLAPLATGDWSAWPAPAKLNLFLRIVDRRADGYHELQTVFRLLDWGDEVRLRVRTDGVITRPQDIPGVPEDSDLTVRAARLLAEATGTPLGADIEVSKRIPMGGGLGGGSSDAASVLVGLNILWRTGLDEDALAALGLRLGADVPVFVRGRSAWAEGVGEVLSHLRLPRRWYVVVDPHEHVPTAALFAAAELTRHAPRATISSFVSGDSAENAFEPVVRARHPRVAAALDWLAGFGRARLSGSGGCVFLETKTHEAALAIASRCPRGLTAHVAAGVDPSPLLMARGRIETRLIES; from the coding sequence ATGCACTACACCATCACCCGCGCCCGGGCCGACCACGCCGAGCGGCTGTGCGCCATCGAGCGCGCGGCCGTCGGGCTGTTCCGTGGGCACGCGGCGTGGCCGTCGTATTCCTCGATGTCGCTGCCGGTCGAGGTGGTGCATGCGCTCATCGCGCGCGGACTGGTCTGGGTGGCGCTGGTCGACGACGAGCCGGTCGGCTTCGTCTGCCTCGATGCGGCAGATCTTGCCCCGGGCGTGGTCGGCATCGCCGAGATCGACGTGCTTCCCGAATTCGGCGGGCGCGGCATCGGGGCGGCCCTGGTCGAGAAGGCCTGTGCCTGGGCACGGGAGGCGGGCTATCGCCGCGTCGACCTCGGCACCCTTACCGATGTGCCCTGGAACGCCCCTTTCTACGCGAAACACGGCTTCGTCGCGGCCGACAAGCACGCGCCGGAATTCGCCCAGGCACTCGCCCGCGACCGCGAGAACGGTTTTCCGGACCACCTGCGCGTCTTCATGAGCCGCCCGTTGGCCCCCCTGGCCACCGGCGACTGGAGCGCCTGGCCCGCGCCGGCGAAGCTCAACCTGTTCCTGCGCATCGTCGACCGCCGCGCCGACGGCTACCACGAGCTGCAGACCGTGTTCCGCCTGCTCGACTGGGGCGACGAAGTGCGCTTGCGGGTGCGCACCGATGGCGTCATTACCCGTCCCCAGGACATCCCCGGCGTGCCGGAGGACAGCGATCTCACCGTGCGTGCCGCCCGCCTGCTGGCCGAGGCCACCGGCACGCCGCTCGGGGCGGACATCGAAGTGTCCAAGCGCATTCCCATGGGTGGCGGCCTGGGCGGAGGCAGCTCCGACGCGGCCAGCGTGCTCGTGGGCCTCAACATCCTCTGGCGCACCGGCCTGGACGAGGACGCCCTGGCCGCGCTGGGCCTGCGCCTCGGCGCCGACGTGCCGGTCTTCGTGCGCGGCCGTTCGGCCTGGGCCGAGGGCGTGGGCGAGGTACTCAGCCACCTGCGGCTCCCCCGGCGCTGGTACGTGGTGGTGGATCCCCACGAACACGTCCCCACGGCGGCCTTGTTCGCCGCCGCCGAATTGACACGACATGCCCCTCGGGCGACAATTTCGTCCTTTGTTTCCGGGGATTCGGCGGAGAACGCCTTCGAGCCCGTGGTTCGCGCGCGTCATCCGCGCGTGGCGGCGGCGCTGGACTGGTTGGCGGGCTTCGGCCGCGCGCGGTTGTCCGGCAGCGGCGGCTGCGTCTTCCTGGAAACGAAAACCCACGAGGCGGCGCTTGCGATCGCCTCGCGCTGTCCACGAGGCCTCACCGCCCACGTGGCGGCAGGTGTCGATCCTTCGCCGCTACTGATGGCGCGGGGGCGGATCGAAACCCGGTTGATCGAGTCGTAA